In Polaribacter sp. Hel_I_88, the following proteins share a genomic window:
- the rsmG gene encoding 16S rRNA (guanine(527)-N(7))-methyltransferase RsmG translates to MDIIHKYFKNLSETQIEQFSKLQELYQDWNLKINVVSRKDIDELYLRHVLHSLGIAKVISFKNGSKVLDVGTGGGFPGIPLAILFPETQFHLVDSIGKKIKVVDEVVAGLGLTNVKTTNGRVEEVKDTYDFIVSRAVAQMETFVGWTKGRIAKKQNHDLKNGILYLKGGDLSEELQKYTSATIYDLPSYFDEEFFETKKVVHLGMKFKG, encoded by the coding sequence ATGGATATTATTCACAAATATTTTAAAAATTTATCAGAAACGCAAATCGAACAGTTTTCTAAACTACAAGAGTTGTACCAAGATTGGAATTTAAAAATTAATGTGGTTTCTAGAAAAGATATTGATGAATTATATTTACGTCACGTTTTACATTCTTTAGGAATTGCAAAAGTCATCAGCTTTAAAAATGGTTCTAAAGTATTAGATGTTGGTACAGGAGGTGGTTTTCCAGGAATTCCTTTAGCAATATTATTTCCAGAAACTCAGTTTCATTTGGTGGATTCTATTGGAAAAAAAATAAAAGTTGTTGATGAAGTTGTGGCTGGTTTAGGGTTAACAAACGTAAAAACTACTAATGGCAGAGTAGAAGAAGTAAAAGATACGTACGATTTTATTGTAAGTAGAGCAGTTGCCCAAATGGAAACTTTTGTGGGTTGGACAAAAGGAAGAATTGCAAAAAAACAAAATCACGATTTAAAAAACGGAATTCTATATTTAAAAGGTGGTGATTTATCAGAAGAATTACAAAAATATACGTCTGCAACAATTTACGATTTACCTTCTTATTTTGATGAAGAATTTTTCGAAACCAAAAAAGTTGTTCATTTAGGAATGAAGTTTAAAGGATAA
- a CDS encoding acyl-CoA desaturase, protein MKTINFSRVDKAKFFRTLNKRVNNYFKENNIKRTGNWKLYTKAILMFSLFLIPFILVLTVSMPQWAMIFLMVITGVGMAGVGMNVMHDANHESFSKRKWVNKLMGSSIYILAGNVYNWKVQHNVLHHTFTNIEGHDEDIDAGRIIRFSEHSSWLPIHKIQKYYSIFLYGLLTINWAITTDVKQMHRYLKRKLSYGKFPNPTTEWTKLVISKIAYYALWIVLPLAILDISWWKVVLGFFVMHYTAGMILSVVFQLAHIVPNTTMPLPDKEGNLEHTWAVHQLYTTSNFAPSNWLVNFYTGGLNHQVEHHIFPHISHVHYSKLAKIVKETASEFNLPYNEYKTMSKAFVEHFKHLGVLGQKPELA, encoded by the coding sequence ATGAAAACAATAAATTTCTCAAGAGTAGACAAAGCTAAGTTCTTTAGAACTCTAAATAAAAGAGTAAACAATTACTTTAAAGAAAACAACATTAAAAGAACTGGCAACTGGAAATTATATACAAAAGCTATCTTAATGTTTTCGCTTTTTTTAATCCCTTTTATTCTAGTTTTAACAGTTTCTATGCCTCAATGGGCCATGATTTTTTTAATGGTTATAACAGGAGTAGGAATGGCTGGTGTTGGTATGAATGTGATGCATGATGCCAATCACGAATCTTTTTCTAAAAGAAAATGGGTAAACAAATTAATGGGAAGTAGTATCTACATCCTTGCAGGAAACGTATATAATTGGAAAGTGCAACACAATGTTTTACACCATACTTTTACAAATATAGAAGGACATGATGAGGATATAGATGCTGGAAGAATTATTCGTTTTTCAGAGCATTCTTCATGGTTACCAATCCATAAAATTCAAAAATATTATTCGATTTTTTTATACGGATTATTAACAATAAACTGGGCAATTACTACAGATGTAAAGCAAATGCACAGATACTTAAAAAGAAAATTATCGTATGGTAAATTTCCAAATCCTACTACAGAATGGACTAAATTAGTAATATCTAAAATTGCTTATTACGCACTTTGGATTGTTTTACCTTTAGCTATTTTAGACATTTCTTGGTGGAAAGTTGTCCTTGGTTTTTTTGTAATGCACTATACAGCTGGTATGATTTTAAGCGTTGTTTTTCAATTGGCGCACATTGTACCAAATACAACAATGCCATTACCAGACAAAGAAGGAAATTTAGAACACACTTGGGCAGTCCATCAATTATACACAACCTCTAACTTTGCACCTAGCAATTGGTTGGTAAATTTTTATACAGGTGGTTTAAATCATCAAGTTGAACATCATATTTTTCCTCATATTTCTCATGTACATTATAGCAAATTGGCTAAAATTGTAAAAGAAACAGCAAGTGAATTTAATTTGCCTTACAACGAATACAAAACCATGAGTAAAGCATTTGTTGAGCATTTTAAACATTTGGGTGTTTTAGGACAAAAACCAGAATTAGCATAA
- a CDS encoding pyridoxal phosphate-dependent aminotransferase — MAYPLSDRIKSLPVSQTLAMAAKARELRAEGKDIIGLSLGEPDFNTPDFIKDAAIEAINQNYNSYSPVDGYVELKEAICTKFKRDNNLDYKPNQIVVSTGAKQSIANVAQVLLNKGDEVLLPAPYWVSYSAIAILSEATFVEIPSTIDTNFKITPAQLEAAITPKTKMVFFNSPNNPSGSIFSEAEYRALAKVLEKHPQIYILSDEIYEHINYDCKPFSFAQIENMYDRTITVNGLAKAFAMTGWRIGYLGAPEWIAKACTKMQGQVTSGTNCIAQRAAITAVLAPVEKIQFMVDEFKTRRDIIIGLLREIDGFKINVPDGAFYVFPDVSAFFGKTIDGVTIENAGDFSLFILEKANVATVSGDAFGAPDCIRMSYAASELQIREAIKRIKEALS; from the coding sequence ATGGCATATCCATTATCGGACAGAATTAAAAGTTTACCAGTTTCACAAACTTTAGCAATGGCTGCTAAAGCAAGAGAATTAAGAGCAGAAGGCAAAGATATTATTGGTTTAAGTTTGGGAGAACCAGACTTTAATACACCAGATTTTATTAAAGATGCTGCTATTGAAGCAATCAACCAAAATTATAATTCTTATTCTCCTGTAGATGGTTATGTAGAGTTAAAAGAAGCGATTTGTACCAAGTTTAAACGCGATAATAATTTGGATTACAAACCAAATCAAATTGTAGTTTCTACAGGTGCAAAACAATCGATAGCCAATGTTGCACAAGTACTTTTAAATAAAGGTGATGAAGTTTTATTACCTGCACCTTATTGGGTAAGTTATTCTGCAATTGCAATTTTAAGTGAAGCTACTTTTGTAGAAATACCTTCTACTATTGATACTAATTTTAAAATTACACCAGCACAATTAGAAGCTGCAATTACGCCAAAAACAAAAATGGTTTTCTTTAATTCGCCAAACAATCCTTCTGGTTCTATTTTTAGTGAAGCAGAATATAGAGCGTTGGCAAAAGTTTTAGAAAAACATCCACAGATTTATATTTTATCAGATGAAATCTACGAACATATAAACTACGATTGCAAACCTTTTAGTTTTGCACAAATCGAAAACATGTACGATAGAACCATTACTGTAAACGGTTTAGCAAAAGCATTTGCAATGACTGGTTGGAGAATTGGTTATTTAGGTGCTCCAGAATGGATTGCTAAAGCTTGTACAAAAATGCAAGGTCAAGTAACTTCTGGTACAAATTGTATTGCGCAAAGAGCTGCAATTACTGCTGTTTTAGCACCAGTTGAAAAAATTCAATTTATGGTTGATGAGTTTAAAACTCGAAGAGATATCATTATTGGATTGTTAAGAGAAATTGATGGTTTTAAAATAAACGTTCCTGATGGTGCTTTTTATGTTTTTCCTGATGTTTCTGCTTTCTTCGGAAAAACCATTGACGGAGTTACCATAGAAAACGCAGGCGATTTTTCTTTATTTATTTTAGAAAAAGCCAATGTTGCAACAGTTTCTGGAGATGCTTTTGGTGCACCTGATTGTATTAGAATGTCTTATGCAGCTTCTGAATTACAAATTAGAGAAGCCATTAAAAGAATAAAAGAAGCGTTGAGTTAA
- a CDS encoding T9SS type A sorting domain-containing protein, whose amino-acid sequence MKAILQFTKSTKILSLILLVGLFGYAQQDPFNCDYNAYLFQYNDVYALDLASGNSYLVKEDIAPGSLNAVGYNPKDGYIWASLSTPAKTIVKIGKNFQLETFYIDELPDTNRYVGDVSSEGIYYLKGGGKTIYKIDLNPNSENYGQFISQENLSETLNIHDWAFNAVDGHLYAVEKRTNHLYRINSTTNNISDLGEVPVLKGLNYTYGAVYFDKSGRFYVSANQTGTVYVIQNVQTLEPNSQMDSNLFAFGPSSASNDGARCPTAPVPQEDCANGIDDDGDGLSDCDDPACSGIAACPIIAPQVSTGNSGGLESNDRLSIQINKRNYLRSKANYVFNKLNAKKITKSKSYKKAVSKNSSFNLQDLIPMDVIPETQAIESSATDLINITNATELFSVDYIKNDKTIAVVLATKTENGVYEHTKYICDRLLGAELLSVSTIEIREQTFIKSIIKNADGSKEFVLSFSGKVTNNNSNFEIESHWNIDKYEENATFYNFQIWTNSIDDLITLGEEALDLLNTQRAISSYNNSEPPAVFVKKGSYKNGNLELVLINKNRTQNITFDAGFKRTETSVTEYSNATIPLNGNYISTIVIETGNIFDIGFRLENENNQTPDDLFMSDGPWGVDDSSEGTTLNDFTISQNDNMYTGSGYRVERNISLEATTSTYVAAYRAFTPKFNAVNLAEHKVLELDASGTGDLEIAIIKEGIDVWENQFKTTIKLTDSQTHYAIPLEFFKAKNGTNIELSDAVSMVFTMSSNGTDVIEKKMKIENIEFTQKVLSVNNQIIQENETLLYPNPMNFKTAIRFYSEIETETKIQVYNTAGFLVKKVTIETFIGNNEIEIFKKELSSGLYFIKISNDYRNYEPKKLLIN is encoded by the coding sequence ATGAAAGCAATATTACAATTTACAAAAAGCACTAAAATTTTATCTTTAATCTTATTAGTAGGCTTATTTGGTTATGCACAGCAAGATCCATTTAATTGCGATTATAACGCATATTTATTTCAATATAATGACGTTTATGCATTAGATTTAGCTTCAGGAAATTCTTATTTGGTAAAGGAAGATATTGCTCCAGGTAGTTTAAATGCTGTGGGTTATAATCCTAAAGATGGTTATATCTGGGCGTCATTAAGTACGCCAGCTAAAACAATTGTGAAAATTGGTAAAAATTTTCAGTTGGAAACTTTTTATATTGATGAATTACCAGATACTAATAGATATGTTGGAGATGTAAGTTCAGAAGGTATTTATTATTTAAAAGGAGGAGGTAAAACTATTTATAAAATTGATTTGAATCCAAATTCTGAAAACTATGGTCAATTTATAAGTCAAGAAAACTTATCTGAAACTTTAAATATTCATGATTGGGCTTTTAATGCTGTAGATGGCCATTTATATGCAGTAGAGAAAAGAACAAATCATTTATATAGAATTAATTCAACAACAAATAACATCTCAGATTTAGGAGAAGTTCCTGTATTAAAAGGTTTGAATTATACCTATGGTGCTGTTTATTTTGATAAATCAGGAAGGTTTTATGTTTCTGCGAATCAAACAGGAACTGTGTATGTTATTCAGAATGTACAAACTTTAGAACCTAATTCTCAAATGGATTCTAATTTATTTGCTTTTGGACCTTCAAGTGCTTCAAATGATGGAGCAAGATGCCCAACAGCTCCTGTTCCTCAAGAAGATTGTGCAAACGGAATTGATGATGATGGAGATGGTTTGTCAGATTGTGATGATCCAGCTTGTTCTGGTATTGCAGCTTGCCCAATTATTGCACCACAAGTTTCTACAGGAAACTCAGGAGGCTTGGAAAGTAACGACCGTTTATCAATCCAAATAAATAAAAGAAACTATTTAAGAAGCAAAGCAAACTATGTTTTTAATAAGTTAAATGCTAAAAAAATCACCAAATCTAAATCCTATAAAAAAGCAGTTTCTAAAAACAGTAGTTTCAATCTTCAAGATTTAATTCCTATGGATGTAATTCCTGAAACGCAAGCAATAGAATCTTCTGCAACTGATTTGATAAACATTACAAATGCAACTGAACTTTTTTCTGTAGATTATATTAAGAATGATAAAACAATAGCAGTCGTTTTAGCTACTAAAACAGAAAATGGCGTTTATGAACATACAAAATACATTTGCGATAGACTTTTGGGAGCAGAACTATTATCTGTTTCAACCATAGAAATTAGAGAGCAAACTTTTATAAAATCGATTATAAAAAACGCAGATGGTAGTAAAGAATTTGTGTTAAGTTTTTCAGGAAAAGTTACCAATAATAATTCAAATTTTGAAATTGAAAGCCATTGGAACATAGATAAATATGAAGAAAATGCAACCTTTTACAATTTTCAAATTTGGACAAACAGTATAGACGATTTAATTACTTTAGGAGAAGAAGCTTTAGATTTGTTAAATACACAAAGAGCAATTTCATCGTATAATAATTCTGAACCACCAGCAGTTTTTGTAAAAAAAGGAAGTTACAAAAACGGAAATTTAGAGTTGGTACTTATTAATAAAAACAGAACTCAAAACATAACTTTTGATGCTGGTTTTAAACGAACAGAAACTTCAGTAACAGAATATTCTAACGCCACAATTCCATTAAATGGGAATTACATAAGTACAATTGTTATAGAAACTGGTAATATTTTTGATATTGGTTTTAGATTAGAAAACGAAAACAACCAAACTCCAGATGATTTATTTATGTCTGATGGTCCTTGGGGAGTAGATGATTCTTCTGAAGGAACAACGTTAAACGATTTTACCATTTCTCAAAATGATAATATGTATACTGGAAGTGGTTATAGAGTAGAAAGAAATATATCTTTAGAAGCAACAACAAGCACATATGTAGCAGCTTATAGAGCTTTTACTCCCAAATTTAATGCAGTAAACCTAGCTGAACATAAGGTATTAGAATTAGATGCTAGTGGTACAGGAGATTTAGAAATTGCAATCATCAAAGAAGGAATTGATGTTTGGGAAAATCAATTTAAAACAACCATAAAATTAACAGACTCACAAACACACTATGCAATTCCTTTAGAGTTTTTTAAAGCTAAAAATGGCACAAATATAGAGTTGTCTGATGCAGTTTCTATGGTTTTTACCATGTCTTCAAACGGAACAGATGTAATTGAAAAGAAAATGAAAATAGAAAATATAGAATTTACTCAAAAGGTATTAAGTGTAAATAATCAAATAATTCAAGAAAATGAAACGCTACTATACCCAAACCCTATGAATTTTAAAACAGCTATTCGTTTTTATTCAGAAATTGAAACAGAAACAAAAATTCAAGTATATAATACTGCAGGATTTTTAGTAAAAAAGGTAACAATAGAAACATTTATAGGAAATAATGAAATAGAAATCTTTAAAAAGGAATTATCATCAGGTTTGTATTTTATTAAAATCTCAAATGATTACAGAAACTATGAGCCTAAAAAATTACTCATCAATTAA
- the ftsZ gene encoding cell division protein FtsZ, with product MSADFDNIDFIMPKTQSNTIKVIGVGGGGSNAVNHMFQQHINGVDFVICNTDAQALENSPIPNKIQLGANLTSGLGAGANPEIGAQAAKESMQEIQQMLNNQTKMVFITAGMGGGTGTGAAPIIAKIAKDMDILTVGIVTMPFAFEGKRRTSQAQLGIDQLRQNVDSLIVINNNKLREVYGNLGFKAGFSKADEVLSTASKGIAEVITHHYKQNIDLHDAKTVLSNSGTAIMGSAKEEGTSRAKNAIVKALDSPLLNDNKITGAKNVLLLIVSGTSEVTLDEIGEINDYIQDEAGYDANIIMGIGEDEELGDSIAVTIVATGFAKDQQSTITNTEVKKIVHTLEDEQKATYNFGEKTITKSPSLDTPLTNKTEQKIVHTLSDDTADSTPKMDLISTNPIIASMPVNFEEVKATKVVEEDFIITDVVKETQVEEQPESTQANLLFDLPLKQSVEIKKEEEVKQNSNTISNNVHNAENFEAQKIAEKKETRYVLEDFDSAPTIRKSSQITEKKVMEEEIKFELRTEKSQDEVNDINTFSEEVSPLDLTISELQKRAEERRKNMKKFNYSFNENLSKNIDEIERQPAYKRQGVDLDRNSAISKTRTILNKDSDGIDFKSNNSFLHDNVD from the coding sequence ATGAGCGCAGATTTTGATAACATTGATTTTATAATGCCAAAAACACAATCGAACACTATTAAAGTAATAGGAGTTGGAGGAGGAGGAAGTAATGCTGTAAACCACATGTTTCAGCAGCACATTAATGGAGTAGATTTTGTAATCTGTAATACAGATGCACAAGCTTTAGAAAACAGTCCTATCCCTAATAAAATACAATTAGGAGCAAATCTTACATCTGGTTTAGGTGCAGGTGCAAACCCAGAAATTGGTGCACAAGCAGCTAAAGAAAGTATGCAAGAAATTCAGCAGATGCTAAACAACCAAACAAAAATGGTGTTTATTACTGCAGGAATGGGTGGTGGAACAGGAACTGGAGCTGCACCAATTATTGCTAAGATTGCAAAAGATATGGACATTCTTACAGTTGGTATTGTAACCATGCCTTTTGCTTTTGAAGGTAAAAGACGTACATCTCAAGCTCAATTAGGAATTGATCAACTGCGCCAAAATGTAGATTCTTTAATTGTTATCAATAATAATAAATTGCGTGAAGTTTATGGAAACCTTGGTTTTAAAGCTGGTTTCTCTAAAGCTGATGAAGTCTTATCTACTGCTTCTAAAGGAATTGCAGAAGTTATAACACATCACTATAAGCAAAATATTGACTTGCATGATGCTAAAACAGTGCTTTCTAATAGTGGAACAGCAATTATGGGTTCTGCAAAAGAAGAAGGTACAAGTAGAGCTAAAAATGCCATTGTAAAAGCGTTAGATTCTCCGTTATTAAACGATAATAAAATTACAGGAGCCAAAAATGTGTTGTTACTAATTGTTTCTGGTACAAGTGAGGTTACTTTAGATGAAATTGGAGAAATTAACGACTACATTCAAGATGAAGCTGGTTATGATGCCAATATCATTATGGGTATTGGAGAGGATGAAGAATTGGGAGATTCAATAGCTGTAACCATTGTTGCAACTGGTTTTGCAAAAGATCAACAAAGTACCATTACCAATACAGAGGTGAAAAAAATAGTACATACTTTAGAGGACGAACAAAAAGCAACCTATAATTTTGGTGAAAAAACAATTACAAAATCACCGTCTTTAGATACTCCATTAACAAATAAAACTGAGCAAAAAATTGTTCATACTTTAAGTGATGATACTGCAGATTCAACACCAAAAATGGATTTGATTTCTACAAACCCTATTATTGCTAGCATGCCAGTAAATTTCGAAGAAGTGAAAGCAACGAAAGTTGTTGAAGAAGATTTTATTATTACTGATGTTGTAAAAGAAACACAAGTCGAAGAGCAACCTGAAAGTACCCAAGCAAATTTATTATTCGATTTACCTTTAAAACAATCTGTAGAGATAAAAAAAGAGGAAGAAGTAAAGCAGAACTCAAATACAATTTCTAACAATGTACACAATGCAGAAAATTTTGAAGCGCAAAAAATAGCAGAAAAAAAAGAAACACGTTATGTGTTAGAAGATTTTGATTCGGCTCCTACTATAAGAAAAAGTTCTCAAATTACTGAGAAAAAAGTAATGGAAGAAGAAATTAAGTTCGAGTTAAGAACTGAAAAGTCTCAAGATGAAGTAAATGATATAAACACTTTTAGTGAAGAAGTTTCTCCTTTAGATTTAACAATAAGCGAACTGCAAAAAAGAGCTGAAGAGAGAAGGAAAAACATGAAGAAGTTTAATTATAGCTTTAATGAAAATTTAAGCAAAAATATAGACGAGATTGAGCGTCAGCCAGCATATAAAAGACAAGGGGTAGATTTAGATAGAAATAGTGCAATTAGTAAAACAAGAACTATTTTAAATAAAGATTCAGATGGAATCGATTTTAAATCGAACAATTCTTTTTTACATGATAATGTAGATTAA
- the ftsA gene encoding cell division protein FtsA has product MEDNKIAVGLDIGTTKIVAMIGRKNEYGKIEVIGIGKAKSLGVKRGVVSNITQTIQSIQQAVDEAESVSGIKIEDVVVGIAGQHIRSLHHSDYITRNNADEVIEESDIYNLVNQVHKLVMLPGEEIIHVLPQEFKVDSQSDIKEPIGMYGGRLEANFHVVVGQVSSIRNIGRCIKSAGLNLNEITLEPLASAEAVLSQEEKEAGVALIDIGGGTTDLAIFKDGIIRHTAVIPFGGNVITDDIKEGCSIIEKQAELLKIKFGSAWPGENKESEIVSIPGLRGREPKEITLKNLSKIIHARVQEIIEHVYLEIKNYGHETQKGKLIAGIVLTGGGAQLKHLRQLVEYITGMDARIGFPNEHLAGDSEEALSSPAYATAVGLLMESLEKEVKVTKTEEVVEEITPENIEIENEEEELEPEVEIPKKPKKKSFFEKFTEGLKDFLDNAE; this is encoded by the coding sequence ATGGAAGACAATAAAATAGCTGTAGGTTTAGATATTGGTACAACCAAAATTGTAGCCATGATTGGTCGTAAAAACGAATATGGTAAAATTGAAGTTATTGGCATTGGTAAAGCCAAAAGTTTAGGGGTAAAACGTGGTGTTGTGAGTAATATAACACAAACGATACAATCTATACAGCAAGCTGTAGATGAAGCAGAAAGTGTTTCTGGAATTAAGATAGAAGATGTTGTTGTAGGAATTGCTGGTCAACATATTAGGAGTTTGCATCATAGTGATTATATCACAAGAAATAACGCAGATGAAGTTATAGAAGAGTCAGATATTTATAATTTGGTAAATCAGGTTCATAAATTAGTGATGTTGCCTGGAGAGGAAATTATTCATGTATTACCACAAGAATTTAAAGTAGATTCTCAATCAGATATTAAAGAGCCAATTGGAATGTATGGAGGTCGTTTAGAAGCGAATTTTCATGTGGTTGTTGGGCAAGTTTCATCGATTAGAAATATTGGAAGATGTATTAAAAGTGCAGGTTTAAATTTAAACGAAATCACTTTAGAACCATTAGCATCTGCAGAAGCAGTGTTAAGTCAAGAAGAAAAAGAAGCAGGTGTTGCATTAATCGATATTGGTGGTGGAACCACAGATTTAGCCATTTTTAAAGATGGAATTATTAGACATACAGCAGTAATTCCTTTTGGTGGTAATGTAATTACAGATGATATAAAAGAAGGCTGTTCAATTATAGAAAAGCAAGCTGAATTATTAAAAATTAAGTTTGGTTCTGCTTGGCCAGGAGAAAATAAAGAATCAGAAATTGTGTCAATTCCTGGTTTAAGAGGAAGAGAACCAAAAGAGATTACGCTTAAAAATTTATCAAAAATTATACATGCAAGAGTTCAAGAAATTATTGAGCATGTATACTTAGAGATTAAAAATTACGGGCATGAAACGCAAAAAGGAAAACTGATTGCTGGGATTGTGTTAACAGGTGGTGGAGCTCAATTAAAACATTTACGCCAATTAGTAGAATATATTACTGGTATGGATGCAAGAATTGGTTTTCCAAACGAGCATTTGGCTGGCGACTCAGAAGAAGCATTATCAAGTCCTGCTTATGCAACAGCAGTTGGTTTGTTAATGGAGAGTTTAGAAAAAGAAGTAAAAGTTACGAAAACTGAAGAAGTTGTCGAGGAAATTACTCCTGAAAATATAGAAATTGAAAATGAAGAAGAAGAGTTAGAACCTGAAGTAGAAATCCCAAAAAAGCCAAAGAAAAAATCTTTTTTCGAAAAGTTTACAGAAGGCTTAAAGGATTTTTTAGATAATGCTGAATAA
- a CDS encoding cell division protein FtsQ/DivIB: MKVKKFLKYTLFLVLVGFLGFLYSFTSIRNQQKKVSEIIVEFEDGENNFLTHEMVNKLLIQNNETVQNQAKSVIDLYNLENNVSKNPYVEKAAVFLTVQGVLKSVIKQRTPIARVINKNDSYYIDKQGVKVPLSDNYSARVLLVSGIKNDDDVSEIIPLIDKILKDDFLRKEVVGIAKSDANEYQFSVRSGNYKIDFGKLTEVDVKFKKLKAFYNKTFEDETIQIYKTINVKYHNQVVCTK, encoded by the coding sequence ATGAAGGTTAAAAAGTTTTTAAAATACACGTTATTTCTAGTATTAGTAGGCTTTTTAGGTTTTTTGTATAGTTTTACATCTATCAGAAATCAACAAAAAAAAGTATCAGAAATAATTGTTGAATTTGAAGATGGAGAAAACAATTTTTTGACGCACGAAATGGTTAATAAATTGTTAATACAAAATAACGAAACAGTACAAAACCAAGCAAAATCTGTAATAGATTTATACAATCTAGAGAATAATGTTTCTAAGAACCCTTATGTTGAAAAGGCTGCAGTTTTTTTAACAGTTCAGGGTGTGTTAAAATCTGTGATAAAACAGCGAACTCCAATAGCAAGAGTTATTAACAAAAATGATTCTTATTATATTGATAAGCAGGGAGTAAAAGTGCCTTTGTCAGACAATTATTCAGCAAGAGTATTGTTGGTTTCTGGCATAAAAAATGACGATGATGTAAGTGAAATAATTCCTTTAATAGATAAAATTTTAAAGGATGATTTTTTGCGAAAAGAAGTTGTTGGAATTGCAAAATCTGACGCGAATGAGTATCAATTTTCCGTAAGAAGTGGAAATTATAAAATCGATTTTGGGAAATTAACCGAAGTTGATGTAAAATTTAAAAAATTAAAAGCGTTTTATAATAAAACATTTGAAGACGAAACGATTCAGATTTATAAAACAATAAATGTAAAATATCACAACCAAGTTGTGTGCACTAAATAA
- the murC gene encoding UDP-N-acetylmuramate--L-alanine ligase, translated as MFFIGIGGIGMSAIARYFASVGKNVAGYDKTPSQVTNDLQDLGVEIHFEDALKNIPISFLNKDTTLVVYTPAVPKNHIEFNYFVDNNFTVLKRAAVLGKITESTFCLAVAGTHGKTTTSSILGHIMAAVNATSFLGGIAENYNSNLILGEDKISVVEADEFDRSFLQLSPNIACITSMDADHLDIYGAAEALNESFFDFSQRVSDTLIVAKGLPLKGLTYAVNEEADYKAFNLKIESGKYIFDVQTPSEIIKNIEFHLPGNHNVMNALAALAMADVYGVFLEDIKQRLSTFKGVKRRFSYKIKTDNLVLIDDYAHHPTEINAVENSIREMYPDEKVLVVFQPHLFSRTRDFIDDFASALSKFDEVLLLDIYPAREEPIANVNSEWLLSKINLKQKKLVQKHTILKDIKKSSAKVVAMLGAGDIGVLINEVTNQLVKPQENEG; from the coding sequence ATTTTCTTTATCGGAATTGGAGGCATAGGAATGAGTGCAATTGCTCGTTATTTTGCGTCTGTTGGAAAAAATGTTGCTGGTTATGACAAAACACCTTCTCAAGTTACAAATGATTTGCAAGATTTGGGTGTGGAAATCCATTTTGAAGACGCTTTAAAAAATATTCCGATTTCTTTTTTAAATAAGGATACAACTTTGGTGGTTTATACACCAGCAGTTCCAAAAAATCATATCGAATTTAATTATTTTGTAGATAATAATTTTACTGTTTTAAAAAGAGCCGCAGTTTTAGGAAAAATTACAGAAAGTACATTTTGCTTGGCAGTTGCTGGTACACATGGAAAAACAACTACTTCTTCTATTTTAGGACATATTATGGCAGCAGTAAATGCAACATCTTTTTTAGGGGGAATTGCAGAAAATTACAATTCTAATTTAATTTTAGGAGAAGATAAAATTTCTGTTGTAGAAGCAGATGAATTCGACAGATCTTTCTTGCAATTAAGTCCAAATATTGCATGTATTACTTCTATGGATGCAGATCATTTGGATATTTATGGAGCAGCTGAAGCTTTAAATGAGTCATTTTTTGATTTTTCACAAAGAGTTTCTGATACTTTAATTGTAGCCAAAGGTTTGCCTTTAAAAGGATTAACCTATGCTGTAAATGAAGAAGCAGATTATAAAGCTTTCAACTTAAAAATTGAAAGTGGAAAATATATTTTTGATGTACAAACACCATCAGAAATTATAAAAAATATAGAGTTTCATTTACCAGGAAATCATAATGTAATGAATGCTTTGGCTGCATTAGCTATGGCAGATGTGTATGGAGTTTTTTTAGAAGATATCAAACAGCGTTTATCAACTTTTAAAGGTGTAAAACGTAGATTTTCATATAAAATTAAAACCGATAATTTGGTTTTGATTGATGATTATGCACATCACCCAACAGAAATAAATGCTGTAGAAAATTCGATTCGAGAAATGTATCCTGATGAAAAAGTGCTGGTTGTTTTTCAGCCACATTTATTTTCTAGAACAAGAGATTTTATTGATGATTTTGCAAGTGCTCTGTCAAAATTTGATGAAGTTTTGTTGTTGGATATTTATCCTGCAAGAGAAGAACCAATAGCAAATGTAAATTCTGAATGGTTGTTGAGTAAAATTAATCTTAAGCAGAAAAAATTAGTTCAAAAACATACTATTTTAAAAGATATTAAAAAATCATCAGCAAAAGTAGTGGCAATGTTAGGTGCAGGTGATATTGGAGTGCTGATAAATGAAGTAACAAATCAACTTGTAAAACCACAAGAAAATGAAGGTTAA